From the genome of Amycolatopsis granulosa:
CGCGGCCTCGCGCGACCTGGGACGGCTGGTGACGCACCGGCCGGGCGCGGTGCTGCGGCCGGCCACGGCCGAGGACGTCGCCACCATGGTGCGGCTCTGCCACGACCACCACATCCCGGTGGCGCCGCAGGGCACCCACCACCAGACGCAGGGCCAGTCGCTCGTACGCGACGGCCTGGTCGTCGACATGACCAGCCTCGGCGCCATCCGCCCTCCCGTCGACGGCGTGGTCGACGTGGACGCGGGCGTGCTCTGGTCGGACCTGGTGCGGACCCTGGCGGGACCGAAACTGGCTTTTGCCGGCGGTCTGACCGGATACGTGCCGCTGTCGGTCGGTGGCACGCTCAGTGCCGGCGGCATCAGCCCGAACTACCGGCTGGGCGCCCAGGTCGACTTCGTGCGCCGCCTGCAGATCGTCACCGGCCGGGGGGAGATCCGCTGGGCGTCGGAAACCGAGAACCCGGATCTGTTCGCGGCGGCACTGGGCGGGCTCGGGCAGGTCGGCATCATCACCCGTGCCGAGCTGGCGCTGATGTCGATGCCCACCCAGGTGCGCACGTGGGTGCTGCCCCTGGCCGATGCGGCCGCCGCGTTCCGCATCATGCGGACCTTGATCCGCGGCGGGCTGCTGGACGAGGTGTACTGCATGATCATGCCGCCGGGGATGGAACTGCCCGGTGGCGGACGCAACCCGGCGCCGACCTTCCTGATCCACCTGGCCCGCTACGAGTACGACGACGGCCGGTACGCCTCCGCCGATCCCGTGGACGGGCTGGACTGGACCGGCCCGGCGCAGCAGGAACAGCTGGGTTATCTCGATCACGCTCTCAAGTACTCCGGCATCATCGATCAATGGCGGCAGGCCGGCTGGGACGAGCGGCGCAAGCCCTGGTTCGACGTGTTCCTCGCCGACTCCCAGATCGGCGACTACGTCACCAGCACGCTGTCCCGGATGACACCGGACGACTGGTCCGCACCACACGGTGAGGGTTTCGTGCTGCTGTTCCCGCACCGCGCGGGAGCTTTCCGCCGGCCCCGGCTGCGGCTGCCCGAGCAGCAACCCGACGAGTTGATCTGGCTCTTCGACGTCCTCACCTGTTCCGAGCACGATCCCGAACCCGGCTACGCCGAGGCGATGCTGGCGCGCAACCGGGACTGGATCGCCGCTGCGCTGGCGCGGGGCGGCGTGGTGTACCCCATCGGAAGCCACGGATTCACCGCCGCGGACTGGCGGCGGCACTACGGCCCGCACTGGGACGCGGTCGTGGCCACCAAGCAGCAGTTCGACCCGGCTCGCATCCTGACGCCGGGCCAGGGCATCGCCGCCGCTCTTCCCTAGGGCGGGACACCGAGGGGCATGATGTGCCAGCACGTGCCATCGCCGCGGGTGAGGTGACCGCGTCGGTGTCATCACCGCGGCCGCGGGAACCGGATGCGGTCGATGCATCCGGGAACCCACCGGGCCGTCACCTCGGTCCGGCCGGGCTCGTGGCGGCCAGCCCCGCCACCGGTCGGGCCGGGACCGGAGCGCCACGCGCGGGTTCGGTGGGAGGCAGACCGCCGGGCGGCTCCGTGCTCCCGCAGCGCAACCCCCTGGCGACCCGCAGCAGCACCATGAGCCCCGGTGATGCGATCTCGCCGTCCTCCAGCGCACTCGGATGCCGCACCGAAATCCCCGATCGGGAGGCGAGACGTTCCCGGGTCAGGCTGCGCGACGCGCGCAGCCGGCGAATCCGTTCGGCGATCACATCGGCGGCGCGGCGGCGGGGCTCGGCGGCAGACACCGGCGCGCATGCTGGAGCGCACCCGCGGCGGGGACCATGCGAGATTGAACAGGTAATTCCGCACAGGGGAGATCTGGCATGCGAAACCCTGCAGTGCCGTGACGTAGATCGCCGATCGGCCGGAATCCTGGCGGCGTGGAGCCGCCGGCGTCGGCCAGGAACTCACGAAGTACCGAGGAACGAGCCATGATTGCCTTACCCCGATCCGGTGTCCGGACCGGTCCCGTCGTCGGCACCGCCGCGGGGAGGGTGTGCCAGGCGTGTGTGCGGCGACGGACGCGGGGAGGCTCCCGGTGAACCATCCCCGCATCAGCAAGGGCCTCACCCGCGACCAGATCGTCGCCGCGGCCGTCGAGCTCACCCGCCGCCGAGGGCTGGAGGGGTGGTCGCTGCGGGCGGTGTCCGAGCAGGTCGGGGTCTACCCGGGCGCGGTGTTCCACCACCTGGGTGGCGGGCGGGACGTCCTCGTCGCCGCCGTCGTCGACGACATCGCCGCGCGGATCCTCCTCGTCCCCACACGCGGGACCGGCTGGCGCGAGTACGTGCGCCGCCTGGGGGAGATGGGGTGGGGTGTGCTGCACCGGTGCCCCGGCGTCGCCTGGCACATCGCGCGCAACGCCGCCGCCGGTCACCTGCCGCAGCCGATCGGTGCCCGGCTGGTGACCGTGCTCACCGAGGCGGGCTTCGGGCAGCGGGCCGAGGCCACGGCATTGCAGGTGATCCGGATCCTGTGCCTGTTCATCGCCGGACTCGACCAGCTCCCCGACGCCGATCCCCGGGTGCTGGAGCGGCTCTGGGCCGCCGACCTCGCCCTGTTCCTGGCCGGCCTGGACGCCGTCGCGGGCACCCGCGCCGCGGCGGGTGAGCCCGGCGTCACGGAATAGCGGAAGCCTCCGCCGAGCTGGATGTAGTGCGTGCCGT
Proteins encoded in this window:
- a CDS encoding TetR family transcriptional regulator gives rise to the protein MNHPRISKGLTRDQIVAAAVELTRRRGLEGWSLRAVSEQVGVYPGAVFHHLGGGRDVLVAAVVDDIAARILLVPTRGTGWREYVRRLGEMGWGVLHRCPGVAWHIARNAAAGHLPQPIGARLVTVLTEAGFGQRAEATALQVIRILCLFIAGLDQLPDADPRVLERLWAADLALFLAGLDAVAGTRAAAGEPGVTE
- a CDS encoding FAD-binding protein; its protein translation is MGQDAMTQVVAGWDPARRCWTTQLSGTVVTVPPLAGELLVDDAARDAASRDLGRLVTHRPGAVLRPATAEDVATMVRLCHDHHIPVAPQGTHHQTQGQSLVRDGLVVDMTSLGAIRPPVDGVVDVDAGVLWSDLVRTLAGPKLAFAGGLTGYVPLSVGGTLSAGGISPNYRLGAQVDFVRRLQIVTGRGEIRWASETENPDLFAAALGGLGQVGIITRAELALMSMPTQVRTWVLPLADAAAAFRIMRTLIRGGLLDEVYCMIMPPGMELPGGGRNPAPTFLIHLARYEYDDGRYASADPVDGLDWTGPAQQEQLGYLDHALKYSGIIDQWRQAGWDERRKPWFDVFLADSQIGDYVTSTLSRMTPDDWSAPHGEGFVLLFPHRAGAFRRPRLRLPEQQPDELIWLFDVLTCSEHDPEPGYAEAMLARNRDWIAAALARGGVVYPIGSHGFTAADWRRHYGPHWDAVVATKQQFDPARILTPGQGIAAALP
- a CDS encoding helix-turn-helix domain-containing protein, with protein sequence MSAAEPRRRAADVIAERIRRLRASRSLTRERLASRSGISVRHPSALEDGEIASPGLMVLLRVARGLRCGSTEPPGGLPPTEPARGAPVPARPVAGLAATSPAGPR